GGCTGGTGGTGAAATGCGATGTCCTGCGGCAAGTGGCGCCTGACGCCTGGGAAATGGTGGAAGTCAAATCCACTACCCGCGTCAAACCGGAGCACCTGGAAGACCTGGCGATCCAGTGGTATGTCGTGGCGAAAAACGGCATCGCTCTACACAGAGCGGTGATGATGCACTTGAACCCCCATTGTTGTTATCCCGACCTGTCGAATCTCTTTGCCCAAGTAGACGTCACTGCTGAGGTGCAAAAAATTGTCCAACAGATTCCCGAGCGTCTCGCCCAATTCAACGCGATTCTGAGTCAAACAGACGAACCTGACCATCCCATTGGCGACCACTGCGACCAGCCCTATACCTGTACCTTCAAAGCCTACTGCTGGCGTGACGTTCCTGAAGTTTCTATCTTTCAAATTGCTCGACTAGATAAGCAAAAGAAACTTGAATTAATTCGTCGCGGCATTTTCCACATTGAACACCTGCCACCCGAATTGATCCCGACGCTTTCGGAACGACAACAAGCGTTTATCCGGCAATATCTCAGCGGCAAACCCTTGGTTGACTACGACGGTATTAAAGAATTGTTGAACCAGTTGCGTTATCCTCTGCATTTCTTTGATTTTGAAGCCACGAACCCGGCCATCCCCCGCTACCCTGGCACGCGTCCCTACCAGCGCGTTCCTTTTCAATTCAGCTGTCATGTTTTGACGGCAGACGGTACGTTAACTCATTACGACTATCTGCATACTGACCGCGATGACCCACGTCCTCCTTTGGTGCAGGCTCTCGTGCAAGCCATTGGTGAAGAAGGTTCCATCATTGTGTACAACCAGGGCTACGAAAAATCGGTGTTGCAGGAATTGGCAGCAATGATGCCGGAGTTTGCGCCCCAGTTAAACAGCATGGTGGACCGCCTGTGGGACCAAATGGTGATTTTTCGGGACCATTACCAGCACCCGGATTTTTTAGGTTCCACTTCTCTCAAAAAGGTGCTCCCTGTGCTGGTGCCGGAATTGAGCTATCAGGAGCTTGCGATTCAACAGGGGGATATGGCTAAATTCCGTTGGGAAGCTGCCATTTTTAGTGATGACCTAGCCTTCCAAACCCAAACCTGGCAAGAGTTGCGGCAATACTGCCATCAAGACACGCTGGCCATGGTGGCGCTGCACCGGCATTTGGTGGGGCTGGTGGATTCTCAATAAAAAACCCCTCTCCGCAGGGGAAAGGGGCTGTTTCAGCTAATCAGACTTAAGCCTTATACCGCCACCAGCTTGCGGGTTTGGGCTTTCAGTTCACCTTTGGCGTACTTGGCGGCGTACTCTTCGCAGGACATTTGCTTGATTTTGCTGGCGTTGCCCGCCGTCCAGAATTGCTGGTAGCGCTCAGCGCACACCTTCTTCATGTAGGCGATAGACGGCTTCAGGAAGTGACGCGGGTCAAATTCCTTGGGCGCTTTCGCCAGGGCTTCCCGCACCGCCGCCGTGATCGCCAGGCGGTTGTCGGTGTCAATGTTCACTTTGCGCACCCCGTTTTTGATCCCCCGCTGGATTTCCTCCACCGGCACGCCGTAGGTCTCAGGAATCGCGCCACCGTAGGCATTGATCAGGTCAATCAAATCCTTGGGAACGGAGGAAGAGCCATGCATCACCAGGTGGGTGTTGGGCAAGCGCCGGTGCAATTCCTCAATCCGGTCCATGCGCAGGATTTCTCCTTCGGGTTTGCGGCTGAACTTGTAGGCCCCATGGCTGGTGCCAATCGCTACCGCCAGCGCATCCACATCGGTTTTTTCCACAAAGTCCACCGCCTGGTCTGGGTCGGTCAAGAGTTGGTCATGGGAGAGCACCCCTTCGGCGCCGTGACCGTCCTCCTTGTCGCCCATGCCCGTTTCCAGCGAGCCAAGGCAACCCAGTTCCCCTTCCACGCTGACGCCGACCGCATGGGCCACCTTGACCACTTCCGAGGTCACCGCCACGTTGTACTCATAGCTGGCTGGGGTTTTCGCGTCCTCGAGCAACGACCCGTCCATCATCACGCTGGTAAAGCCCAACCGGATGGCCGAGTAGCAAGTGGCTGGGCTGTTGCCGTGGTCTTGGTGCATCGCCACCGGAATGTGGGGGTAGGTTTCCACCGCCGCCAGCACCAAGTGCCGCAGGAAGTTTTCACCGGCGTACTTGCGCGCCCCCCGCGATGCCTGCAAAATCACTGGACTGTCGGTTTCGTGGGCCGCCTGCATGATCGCCTGAATTTGCTCCATGTTGTTGACATTAAAAGCCGGAATTCCGTAGTCGTGCTCGGCGGCGTGGTCCAACAACAACCGCATGGGAACCAGTGCCATAGTCTCCTCCTAAGCTTGCACGCCAAAAGTCTTCACATTATTTTTAACATCTTCCTGGGCCGCCTGGGAAATTTTTAGTTTTCACGCTGCAAACGGGTTAAGTCGGCTAAGACCTGCTGGGCGTGGGTTTCCGGCTTGACCTGGCGGTAGATTTGGGCGATTTGCCCCTGGGGATCAATGAGAAACGTATGGCGAAAGACGCCCTCGAAGGTCTTGCCCATAAATTTTTTGGGGCCGTAGCTGCCGTAGGCGCGCGCTACCTGTCCATCGGGATCAGAAAGCAATAAAAACGGTAGGTTGTACTTACGGCTGAATTTGACATGACTCTCTGGCGGGTCGGTGCTGATGCCAATCACCACCGCCTGGGCCTGCTGCAACGCCGGGTAGATATCCCGAAACCCGCAGGCTTCTTTGGTGCAGCCAGGCGTGTTGTCGCGGGGATAAAAATACAGCACCACCCATTGCCCTCGAAACTGGGCCAATGTCACGGTTTGACCGTCCCCGCTGACAAGGCTGAAAGGGGGTGCCGGCTGTCCCACCGTTAGTTCCCTCATGGGCGTTCCCCCATCGCTAAAAACAAGGCCGGTCGTCCGGGTAGAGGCTGGCTGAGGGCGGTCGCCGGTAGATGCAACTGCAACCGCGCCCCGTACAACAGCAGGTCGTCTATAGTTTTTAAGCGCGCTCGCCAAGTGTCTACCCGCCACGGGTGAGCCGGCCAATCGTCTAGATGGTGCGCCAACGTCTGGAGGGCGGCGCGTGCCGTTTGCCAATGGGTTTTGCTGGGGTGTTGCACCAACTGGGTCAGGGCGCTGTTGACCTGTTGGAATAGCCCTGGGTCGGGAACCGGCAACTGTCCCTGGCGCACCAGAAACAGCCATTCCTGCTGCTGGGCTTGGTAACGTTGCAGCGCGCTTTGAAACGGTTGCCGGTGAGGCAAGGGCACGCTGGTCTGTTGCATCAAGGGTTCCAGCGCCCCGTTGAAGTGGGACATGGCAAACAGGGCGTAACCAGGCCCCAACCCACTGTGGCGCGCCGCCTGCACCTGATCCAGCACGGCGATGGGGGTTGTCCGCATCAGGGAAATCCCCGGCAAAAACAACACCGGCGCCCTCAGGAGCTGCGCAGGTTTGAGCAAATCTTGCAATCCCCTGGTATCTTCCGCGTAGGACATCAGCACTATCATGTCCACCGCCCCCGTCATGGCCCAGGTCTCCCAGTCCTGTTGCAGGCGGTACAGCCGTGAGGGCCGGGAATAGGCAAACACTGCCGCTGAGAGCAGGAGTTCAGGGCGCTTCTGCTTCAGGCGCTGGCTGAGGGTCGTGACGAAATCCGTAACCTGCTGGCTGCGCCAGTGGGTCCAGTCCTGCCACTGCGGTTGGCCAGGGGTCAAAGTCAGCGGGTCGAGACCCGTGCGTTCCTGGTACACCCGCCGTGACGCCATCCCGTAGCCGTAATGCACCCCGCCGCTCTGGAACGGGTAACGGATATAGTCCAAGTGCAGGCCGTCCACGTCGTAGCGGGTGACGATTTCCTCAAACAAGCGGAACAGGTATTCCCGCGCCTGGGGATGGGCCGGGTCTAGAAAGGGTTTGTCCTGCTGGGGCGGGATTGGGTGACCACGGTTATCTAAATTGGCCCAGTCGGGATAAACGCTCAGCACTGGCCCCAGGTAATGCAGCGGTTGACCCACTAGGACGTTGTGGCGTTGATTCCCCACTGCAAACACCCATACCCAGGGGTGCAATTCCAGCTGCCGCTCTTTGGCCAGTTGCACCGCCGCCGCTAGGGGGTCCCACCCGCGCGTCAAAGGATTTTGCTGGGGCGCCACTCGGCTGGGATAGATGGGATAGCCCGCATTCACGGTCTCAAAAAACACCAGGTTCACCCCCGCCGCTTGCAGCCGGTCAAACAGTCGCGCCAGGCCCGCCTCAGAACCCGCCTGCACAATCGCTCCCCGGTCGAGCCACATGGCCCGTATCTCGGGTTTTGCCGGAGCCGCCAGCGCCGGATAGGTTTGCCACAGGCGTTCCTGAGCCTGCAACCACTGCTGGCGAGCTAGTTCTGTTTGTCCTTGCGCGAGCCAGGTGTCCAATTGCCCCAGCACCGATTCAGCCAACTGCAACGCCTGCATTGCCTCAGCGACTTGGGTTTCCCGGTTTTGCATCTGGGCTGAGAGCACAATCGCCCGTACCCGCTCCACCAGTCCACCCAGTTGCCGTTTCATCGTGCGCAGTTGAAATGGATTCAGAGTACGGGGCGCCGGTCGGGCTGGTAGAACCCCGTTGCTGGGGTCGTAGGTGTCCAGGGGAATGCCCCCTTCCTGGGCGTTGACAGCGGGAACCGCACTGATGACCGCCGCCCAGGCGATGACGCTGAGGAGCCGTTTCATAGCGACTTGCTGCGACAGGCCCCTCGAATTGTACGCGCAAATCCCACCCCTTGACATCCCTTGTTAGACTAAGGGGGAACGCGGGCAATGGGGGCCATTCATGGTGGACCATCTCTTTATCCTGGTTCTGAATGCGGGTTCCAGCAGCCAGAAAAGTTGTCTTTACCAATTGCCAACGACCGCATTACCGGACCATGCCGTTGCCCCCCGCTGGCAAGCCCATATTGACTGGACTCGAACACCTGGTCAGGCCGCCATCAAAATCAAGTCCAATAACCAAGTTCACACCCAGGAAATGCCCTTGGCGTCTCGGGCCGAGGTCATGCATAAAGTGCTGCATACCCTGGTGTCTGGACCCACGCAAGTTTTAGAAAGTTTTCAACAAGTGACCCTGGCGGGGCACCGGATCGTGCATGGGGGGACGAAATACGCCGCGCCGACGCGGATCACGCCCACCGTCAAGCAGGACATTCAGGATTTGGTCCCGCTTGCGCCCAGTCACCATCCGGCTCATCTCGAAGGGATTGACGTGCTGGAACAGTTGTTACCCCAAGCCCCGCAGATTGCCGTGTTTGATACCGCGTTCCATCAAACCTTGCCGCTGGCGGCCCAAGTCTATCCCATCCCCTATGCCTGGTACGAAAAAGGCATCCGTCGCTATGGGTTTCACGGGATTAATCATGAGTATTGCGCCCGTCGCGCCGCACAATTGCTGGGCCGACATCCAGCGGACTTACGCTTGATTTGTTGTCACTTGGGAAACGGCGCTTCGTTGTGTGCGATTGAAGGCGGCAAAAGTGTAGATACCACCATGGGGTTTACGCCTTTAGAGGGTTTAATGATGGGGACTCGTTCCGGCTCAATTGACCCGGGTATCATCCTGCACTGGTTACGTCATGAATCCCTCACGGGCGACCAGATTAGTCATTTACTCAATCAAGAATCGGGCCTAAAAGGGGTCTCCCAGCTTTCGGGCGACATGCGGCAGATTCTCCAGGCGCGAGCGCAGGGCCATCCGGGCGCAACCCTGGCGTTTGAGGTTTACATCCACCGGTTAGCTCAGGCAGTGGCGGCTATGTGGGTGAGTTTGGGCGGCTGCGATGCCTTGATCTTCACCGGTGGCGTGGGGGAAAATGCCGCGCCGGTGCGGGCAGAGTTGTGCCAGCGCTTGACTGGCTGGG
The sequence above is drawn from the Gloeomargarita sp. SKYB120 genome and encodes:
- a CDS encoding DUF2779 domain-containing protein, translating into MLTKSRYVKGLQCPKCLWLDAHAPEKASVSEAQKLQWQQGTDVGVLARDYFPGGVLVTGFGNHQCQQKTAQLLAQGATCLFEATFAWEGLVVKCDVLRQVAPDAWEMVEVKSTTRVKPEHLEDLAIQWYVVAKNGIALHRAVMMHLNPHCCYPDLSNLFAQVDVTAEVQKIVQQIPERLAQFNAILSQTDEPDHPIGDHCDQPYTCTFKAYCWRDVPEVSIFQIARLDKQKKLELIRRGIFHIEHLPPELIPTLSERQQAFIRQYLSGKPLVDYDGIKELLNQLRYPLHFFDFEATNPAIPRYPGTRPYQRVPFQFSCHVLTADGTLTHYDYLHTDRDDPRPPLVQALVQAIGEEGSIIVYNQGYEKSVLQELAAMMPEFAPQLNSMVDRLWDQMVIFRDHYQHPDFLGSTSLKKVLPVLVPELSYQELAIQQGDMAKFRWEAAIFSDDLAFQTQTWQELRQYCHQDTLAMVALHRHLVGLVDSQ
- the fba gene encoding fructose-bisphosphate aldolase class II (catalyzes the reversible aldol condensation of dihydroxyacetonephosphate and glyceraldehyde 3-phosphate in the Calvin cycle, glycolysis, and/or gluconeogenesis), giving the protein MALVPMRLLLDHAAEHDYGIPAFNVNNMEQIQAIMQAAHETDSPVILQASRGARKYAGENFLRHLVLAAVETYPHIPVAMHQDHGNSPATCYSAIRLGFTSVMMDGSLLEDAKTPASYEYNVAVTSEVVKVAHAVGVSVEGELGCLGSLETGMGDKEDGHGAEGVLSHDQLLTDPDQAVDFVEKTDVDALAVAIGTSHGAYKFSRKPEGEILRMDRIEELHRRLPNTHLVMHGSSSVPKDLIDLINAYGGAIPETYGVPVEEIQRGIKNGVRKVNIDTDNRLAITAAVREALAKAPKEFDPRHFLKPSIAYMKKVCAERYQQFWTAGNASKIKQMSCEEYAAKYAKGELKAQTRKLVAV
- the bcp gene encoding thioredoxin-dependent thiol peroxidase, whose amino-acid sequence is MRELTVGQPAPPFSLVSGDGQTVTLAQFRGQWVVLYFYPRDNTPGCTKEACGFRDIYPALQQAQAVVIGISTDPPESHVKFSRKYNLPFLLLSDPDGQVARAYGSYGPKKFMGKTFEGVFRHTFLIDPQGQIAQIYRQVKPETHAQQVLADLTRLQREN
- a CDS encoding family 10 glycosylhydrolase; amino-acid sequence: MKRLLSVIAWAAVISAVPAVNAQEGGIPLDTYDPSNGVLPARPAPRTLNPFQLRTMKRQLGGLVERVRAIVLSAQMQNRETQVAEAMQALQLAESVLGQLDTWLAQGQTELARQQWLQAQERLWQTYPALAAPAKPEIRAMWLDRGAIVQAGSEAGLARLFDRLQAAGVNLVFFETVNAGYPIYPSRVAPQQNPLTRGWDPLAAAVQLAKERQLELHPWVWVFAVGNQRHNVLVGQPLHYLGPVLSVYPDWANLDNRGHPIPPQQDKPFLDPAHPQAREYLFRLFEEIVTRYDVDGLHLDYIRYPFQSGGVHYGYGMASRRVYQERTGLDPLTLTPGQPQWQDWTHWRSQQVTDFVTTLSQRLKQKRPELLLSAAVFAYSRPSRLYRLQQDWETWAMTGAVDMIVLMSYAEDTRGLQDLLKPAQLLRAPVLFLPGISLMRTTPIAVLDQVQAARHSGLGPGYALFAMSHFNGALEPLMQQTSVPLPHRQPFQSALQRYQAQQQEWLFLVRQGQLPVPDPGLFQQVNSALTQLVQHPSKTHWQTARAALQTLAHHLDDWPAHPWRVDTWRARLKTIDDLLLYGARLQLHLPATALSQPLPGRPALFLAMGERP
- a CDS encoding acetate kinase — protein: MVDHLFILVLNAGSSSQKSCLYQLPTTALPDHAVAPRWQAHIDWTRTPGQAAIKIKSNNQVHTQEMPLASRAEVMHKVLHTLVSGPTQVLESFQQVTLAGHRIVHGGTKYAAPTRITPTVKQDIQDLVPLAPSHHPAHLEGIDVLEQLLPQAPQIAVFDTAFHQTLPLAAQVYPIPYAWYEKGIRRYGFHGINHEYCARRAAQLLGRHPADLRLICCHLGNGASLCAIEGGKSVDTTMGFTPLEGLMMGTRSGSIDPGIILHWLRHESLTGDQISHLLNQESGLKGVSQLSGDMRQILQARAQGHPGATLAFEVYIHRLAQAVAAMWVSLGGCDALIFTGGVGENAAPVRAELCQRLTGWGVCCDREKNQQSGADRDIATPDSPVRVLVIAAEEDWAIAQACWQWHKQQAGKD